The Arenibacter algicola region ACGACCTTATGGGGAAATTTATCCTAAAGAACTATGCACCCACAACCCAGCAGTTTGGTCTACATTTTAGGGCCTATGCGGATAGGATCTATACCCCTATCATAAGGCAGGATATTAGAATGGCGGAGGCTAAGGAGGGGAATCATTATACAGTGTATTTGCCTTCCTATAGTGATGGAAGGATACTGAAAACCCTCTCAGAGGTTGCCAATATAAAGTGGGAAGTTTTTTCCAAACACAATAAAGTGGAATTTTTTGGCAAGAATATTAGTATTAGGCCAATAACCAACGAAGCATTTGTGAACAGTATGGTCACGGCCAAGGGTGTATTGTGCGGTGCAGGTTTTGAAACTCCTGCCGAGGCTTTGTACCTGGGCAAGAAGTTGATGGTAATCCCCATGAAGGGACAGTATGAACAACAGTGCAATTCCGCTGCATTAAAAGAATTGGGGGTCCCCGTAATCAAATCCCTAAAGAATAAGCATTTGGATAAATTAAGACAGTGGGTAGATATTGATAACAAAATAGAGGTAAACTATCCGGATATCACAGAACAGATTATTGACCAGTTGCTGGAAGAGGTCGTTCTTAGATAATCAATCTTAGTTTTATGTCGAAAAATTTAGATTATTTTGATTTACAAGCAAATGACTTTGGTGAAGATTTTATTTGGGGAGTATCTACGGCGGCATATCAGATAGAGGGTGCCCACGACATACATGATAAAGGACCTTCCATCTGGGACCATTTTACCTCCAAAAAGGGGAATACCTACCAAAATCAGCACGGCAATGATGCCTGTGAATTTTATCACAAGTTTCAGGAGGATATCCTTCTGATGAGGAAAATGAATATTGACCACTTCAGATTTTCCTTGTCCTGGTCACGGATACTGCCAAATGGAACGGGAGCCATAAGCTCAAAAGGAATTCAGTTCTATAATGATGTTATCAACTTCTGCCTGGAATGTGGTATAACACCTTGGGTGACTTTATATCACTGGGATCTGCCCCTAGCTTTGGAGCAAAAAGGGGGTTGGACCAATCGTGAAATTCTGGGATGGTTCCAGGAATATGTTACGGTCTGTGCCAATAGTTTCGGAGATAGGGTAAAGAATTGGATGGTATTGAACGAACCTATGGTTTTTACGGGTGCGGGATATTTTCTTGGGGTACATGCCCCGGGTAGAAAAGGCTTAAAAAATTTTTTGCCCTCTGTGCACCACGCAGTATTGTGTCAGGCTGCAGGAGGTAGAATTTTGCGCAACTTGGTAGCCAATGCCAATATTGGCACTACCTTTTCCTGTTCCCAAATATCACCTTATAGGAACAATAGCAGGGATCATAAGGCAGCTGAAAGGGCAGATGCCATGCTTAACCGCCTCTTTATAGAGCCTTCTTTGGGAATGGGTTACCCATGGGGTACGATCCCGGTTTTAAAGCGACTACAGTCTTATATAATGCCGGGGGACGCCGAAAACTCGGAATTTGATTTCGATTTTGTGGGGATCCAAAATTATACCCGCGAAAAAGTAAAGCATTCCTATTTTGTTCCTTATATCAGGGCTAAAATTGTAAAGGCGAGTAAGCGCAAGGTCAGGGCTACACTAATGGACTGGGAAGTCTATCCGCCCAGTATTTTTAAAATGATAAAAAGATTTAACAGCTACGAGGGAGTAAAAAAAATAATGATTACTGAGAATGGAGCTGCCTTTGCAGATGAAATCTACCAAGGAGGGGTACATGATGAGGAAAGGCTTTCCTATTTACAGGCATATTTAAAACAGGTGCACAAGGCGCAAAGGGAAGGGCTAAAGGTAGACGGTTATTTTGTGTGGACGTTTACGGACAATTTTGAATGGGCAGAGGGGTATTACCCTAGATTCGGATTGGTTTATATCGATTTTGAAAACCAGCAAAGAATTGTAAAGTCTTCGGGACAATGGTTCAGCCGTTTTTTGGGCACTAGGTAGATTTTTTGACCAAAGACAAGGGCTGATTGCCGAAAACAAAAAAACCGATGAGACCATCGGTTTAGAGTAGCTAACTCAAATCAAATTATAAGAACGTATCCTTTATTAGGTTACTGTAAAACTAGGTTTTACTTTTGTTTTCCATGTTATCTTAAGATAGTCAATGAGTTAGTTTAGTATTAATTATTAAACCATTTTCCGAAATGAGGGTCAAAACTAAAAATATACTAACTTAGTACACGGCCTATAACTTGTAATTCGCTGTATAAATCATTAACCAATATTTTTTACTATGCTAAAAAAAATTTTGATAGGGTTGGGTGTTGTATTGATCCTGATCCAATTTATCCGACCCGAAAAAAATGAATCCAACGAAAATACTTATGATATTTCCACGAACTATCAGGTTCCGGAGGATGTAAACCATTTGTTGAAGGTTTCCTGTAATGATTGTCATTCCAATAAAACGGAATATCCTTGGTATTCCAATGTTCAGCCAGTAGCTTGGTTCTTAAACAGTCATGTTGTTGACGGTAAAAGACATTTAAATTTTTCCAATTTTACAAAATTGCCTTTGGCCATTCAATATCACAAATTCGAAGAGATAGTTGAAATGGTGGAAGAGAAGGAAATGCCCATTCCTTCCTACACTTATTTTGGTCTTCATCCTGAGGCCGACCTGACCCAAGACCAACGGGATCAAATTTTGGATTGGTCCAAGGCGCAAATGGCATATTTAAAGAATACTTATCCCGCGGATAGTTTGGTAAGAAAGCCTAGGCCTGGGAAATCCCCTTCGAAATAAAAATTTAGGATGCGGCCCAAATGGGTGGCCTTTGTCCATAGATAATCTCGGTGTGTCTTTAGTAAGTGGCTTTAGAGTTATCTATATTTATAATTAATGGTGACCCAACATTTCTTCAATTGAAATAAATTAGTTTTTTGGAATTTTATTCCTTTTTTAACAAGTGCAACGATATGGTCACTGCTTTTGGCAGTGACCATAATTTTATGTCCGAGCTGCAGTGTAAAAATAAATTTCTTTTTTTTATTAAAAACCTAGGGTATTCCAATTAGGTTACGTCGTACTAATATATCACGTAACATGATTCCATCCAATATAGAATTAGGTATACTTAAATACCTCGATAAAACGGCCACGGCTAAACAACTACAAGAGTTGGAAGAATGGCTGGAAGATCCTTTGAACATGGAGCTCTTCAATGATTATGTTCTGTTGCACTATGCAATCAATATGGGACTCAATAAAATGGATGATCAGCCGATGAAGGAAGAATTGATCCGTAAAATCCAGAAAGGGAAACTTGGCATTAAGAAGGTGCACCCGCAAATCCTACTTAAAATTGCTGCAGTATTGCTCTTACTCGTAGGATTTGGTTATTTTTTTAGTCAAAAATTCAATGAAGTCAATGTAGAGGAACAAATTGATCCCAACCAGATTACACTTCAGTTGGATAATGGAAACATAGAGGTCATTAGTGAAGATGGTAAGCGAAAGATAATCGATGCAGAAGGAAATGAGGTTGGAGTGCAAAAAGGAAATGCACTTAACTACAATGAAGGCGGTGATCCGGGAAAACTAATCCATAATCAGCTAAATATTCCCAATGGCAAACAATTTGAATTGGTCCTGTCCGATGGCAGTAGTGTATTTCTAAATTCAGGTTCTTCCATAAAGTACCCAGTGAAATTTTTGCCGGGCAAGACAAGGGAGGTATTCTTGAGCGGTGAAGCTTATTTCCAAATAACAAAAGACAGTATTAATCCATTTATTGTCAATGTTGACGATTTAAAGGTGCGTGTCCTAGGTACGGAATTCAATCTTTCTTCCTATCCCGAAGATAGTCAGGTTACTACAGTTTTGGTCAATGGGTCCGTTGGTCTTTATAGCGGCGATGTTTATGGGCCTGAAACTACCACTTTTATGAAGCCTGGTTTTAGGGGGGTGTATGACCATTCCAGTGGTAACATCTCTTTGGACGAAGTGGACACTAGTCTGTATACCAGTTGGAAATCGGGGAAACTGGTGTTCAGAAGTATGCAGTTTAAAAATATCATTAAAAAATTAGAGCGCTCTTACAATGTTAGTATTGTAAATAATAATAAGGAACTGGGCGAACAATATTTTAGTGCCAGTTTTGACAAGGATGAGCTAATGGAGCAAATCTTCGCTTCCTTTAGAACAAGCTATAGGTTTACCTATACGATTGAAAATGAAAAAATAACTATAAACTAAAACTAGATTACTATATGGATTAAAAAAACAAACCAAAAATCAAGTTTAAAAAAAACTGGAAGATGCGCGAACATCTCCCAGCTAAATAACAATGAGCAAATAAATACTCATCTAAATAATCAATACAAAAATATGAAAATCCTTCTTAAAATTAGGAGTAGGCTTCTATGTCCTCCGGAATTGAGCTTAAAAATGAAATTAACCACCCTTTTGCTGTTCATTGCCTTATTTAATATAAGGGCCAATAATTATGCACAAAACACGCGAATAAGCCTGGATCTCAAAGAGGTCTCGATTGAAAAGGTGCTAAATGAGATTGAATCCCATACAGAGTTTAAATTTCTGTACAATTTAAAAGATGTGGATATTAGTAAAATTGTTACCCTTAAGGTGAACAAAGAAAAGGTTAGGAGTATATTGAATACGCTTTTTCTCAATACCAATGTGTCTTATGAGGTATTGGACAAACATATTATCCTAAAAAGAAACGAGAACAAAGACATTAAAAATGTTCCCCTTAAAACCGATGATACTCCGATACAATCGGAAGTTCAAGGTATTGTTAAGGACAGCGATGGGATGATTTTAGCTGGGGCCAATGTTGTCATTAAGGGAACTACCAAAGGGGTGGTTACCGATTTTGATGGCTATTTTAGTATTGCTGTACCCAATTCGCAAACCGTTCTTGTCTTCTCCTATATTGGAATGGAGACGAAAGAGGTTGTTGTGGGGAACAATACTAATTTAGATGTTGTGATGAACCCTTCTGCCCAAAAAATGGACGAAGTAGTGGTTACGGCTTTGGGCATGAAACGGGAAAAAAGAGCCTTGGGATATTCTGTAGGCGAAGTTGACAGTGAAAAAATAAACTTGGTGCCCCAGGAAAATGCGTTGGGCGGTTTGTCCAGTAGGGTTTCCGGGTTGGATATTCGAAGGTCTGGTAACGACTTAAATGCCGAAACCTATGTGTATATCAGAGGTAGAACTTCTTTGTCCGGAAATGATGAGCCTTTAGTTGTTGTAGATGGTTCCCCTGTTGGGAGTACTGCAGTTTTGGGTAATATAAGCGCTATGAACATTCAGAGTGTTTCCATATTAAAAGGAGCAAGTGCAGCTGCACTTTACGGTTCCAGAGCAGGTAACGGGGTTATCCTTGTTACTACTAAATCTGGTGAAGGTCTAAAAAAGGGAATTGGGGTTTCATTCTCATCAACAGTCACTTTAAATACGCCCTATAAATATTTTGAAACTCAGGATCAATTTACCAATGGGCAAAGAGGTATTTTTGATGAAGCCACGTGGCAACACTGGTATGGTCCCGGGGAAGGCGGATCTGCGGTACAATGGAATAGTAATGGTGAAGCAGTGCCATTAAAGTTTTATAAAGATCCACAGAAAGATTACTTTAGGACAGGGGTAACCACAATAAATGATGCTAGTATAAGTGGGAATTATGACAAGGGTAGCTTTAGATTGGCAGTATCACATTTGAAAGGAGAAGGCTACTCCCCAGGCACTGAGCTTCAAAAACTTGGTTTCCGACTAAATACGACCTATAAAATAACGGATAATGTAAACGTTTCCACGAATTTTGATGTTTCTAACCCTAATTCTGACAATAATCCAGTTAAAGTTCTTGGTGGTGATGACCAGTATTTTGATTTATTCAATATCGCGCCACATATAAATATCAATGACCTAAAAGGAGACTATTGGGAAACACCGAACGTGGAGCAACGCAATGTTACGGACGGTTATAATAACCCTTGGTTTTCCGCAAATGAAAGGAAAAACAAATTCGACAAGCTAAGTGGTTTTGGAAATATTAAGCTGGACTGGGAAATTACCTCAAATTTTAATGCTATGGCTCGCGTAGCTTATAGTGGCAATTACAATAAAGTGGAAACTTTAAAACCATGGTCTTTTCAAGGATTTGGTGGGGGAACTACCAAACCAACTGGGGCATATAACCTGGATAATAGTAGTTCTAAGGAGACTAACGTAGATGTTTTGTTTTCCTATGATAAGAAATTTGGAGATTTCCGTATATCCCCTTCTGTAGGTGGAAATATATTGAATAGCGAAGTTAACACCTATAGTTCTGGAGGTGACAATTTGGTTCTTCCTGGGTTGTTTACCCTTTCCAATGTAAGCAGAGGAGGATTGGAATACAGTAGTGGAACTTTTAAAAAGGCAGTATACAGTGTTTATGGAATGGCTACGTTGAGCTATAAAAATATGCTATACTTGGATTTAACAGCACGTAACGATTGGTCCAGTACCCTTCCTACGGAGAACAGATCTTACTTTTACCCTTCCGCTTCTGGAAGTGTTTTGGTTTCTGAAATGTTCCAAATGCCATCTTGGATTTCGTTACTTAAAATACGCTCTGGATGGGCAGAGGTAGGAAAGGATACCGATCCTTATTTAATCCACCCAACTTTAACCCAAGGCTTTTGGGGGGATGATTTTACCTATTCACTTCCGAGCAGTATGCCAAATACCAAGCTAAAGCCAGAAATAGCTACTTCTTATGAGGTAGGTACTGATTTAGGTTTCTTTAAGGGCAGACTGGGTCTGGAGGCTACCTATTACAAGACTCAAAACAAAAACCAAATTTTAAATGTGAACGTTTCACCACTTACGGGGTATACCAGTACCACCATTAATGCAGGGAATGTGGAAAATTACGGGTTTGAATTTGGATTGAATGTGGTTCCTATTAGAACGGAAGATCTTGAATGGAACATGAACTTTAATTTCACTACTCAGGAAAGTAAATTGGTGGAATTGGTTGACGGTATTGACCGTGTTGATTTTGGTGGAGGAACAGATGGTGGTGCTTTTACAAGAGTAGGAGGAATCATTGGGGACATGTACTCTCCTTATATAAAGAAAGTAGAAGAAGGCGAGTATGCAGGATGGAATCTATTGGATTCTAATGGAAGATGGGTGGATGATAGAGCTCGGGAGAACCAAATTAAGGTTGGAAATTTCAACAACGATTTTGCTGTTGGAATGAACACTTCTATTAAGTATAAAAACTTTACCCTTTCTGCTAGTTTCGACTGGAGGCAAGGCGGGGATTTCTTCTCCGAATCCATGAAGAGAATGGCACGTTCTGGAAAAATAGAGGACTGGCAAAATGGAATCAGCTCCAGCACCTTTTCTGGTGTTTTAGATGCTAATTCTTTTCCGGATGGTGCTGCCTTGGCCAATGAAATCAAATCTAACCCTATTTATAGAGACAACGATGTCTGGATTGGTGGGCGAAATGAAGAATTAGGTGGGTTTGAATTTAACGGAAATTACAATGGAGCCTTCTTTCCAGGGGTAATAGACAATGGTGATGGTACCTACACCGAAAATTTTGGAGATGTTGGCACAAAATTATTTGACGCCTATAGAGTGGTTGAATCTAGCGGTAGTTATTGGAGAACCGGTTATGCTTTTATGTACGACGCATCTTTTGTTAAATTAAGAGACATCACCATGACCTATGCACTACCAGCCGAGGTTGCCAAGTTTATTTCGGCTGATAACGTAGCCATATCCGTATATGCCAAGAATGTTATGCTTTGGACCGCAGCCGGTATCGGAATCGACCCTGAGCTTGCCTATGATCAGGGAACCCAAGGGTTTGAAAAATGGAATGTGGCCCCTTGGACTATTCCTGTAGGCCTTCGACTAAACATAAGTTTCTAAAAATAATATAAGATGACTGGAATAAAGAAAAATATAATCGCAATTTTATTGCCAATGGTAGTACTTTTTGCTGCAGGGTGCTCCGAATCTTTGGAGGATATAAATGTGAGCCCCAATAGTTTACCAGATACCGAGATAGACATTAAATTTGTGCTGACCGGTATTTTGTCCCAATCTGCAACTATAACTGCTGATCTTAATATGGGTGCCGCAGAGATTACTGCTACGACCCAATATTTGCAACGTGACTTTACAAGTTATGACCGATTTAATTTTAATTGGCAGGCCTCGAGTTTTGCTGGCTATTATGAACCTTTAAAAGATAGTGACTATATCTTCGAAAGGGCAGAAAGCGAAAAAACAGGGAAGGTAAAAGATTACTATCAGGGGGTTGCACTAATCATGAAATCGTATTGGTATGGAATGTTGACGTCTGTTTTTGGGGATTTGCCATACACGAATGCACTCCAAGCAGAAAAGGGAGGAGATGAATTTTTTAAACCTGTTTATGATGATCAACTGACTATTTTTAAGGGAATAATAAATGATTTGGGTCAGGCCAATACCCTTCTAACGGGAGTTGGGGTCATACAAGAAGTTGCGGATGCAGACGTTGTGTATCAAGGAGACGCCTTAAAGTGGCGTAAACTTGCGAATTCCTTACGCCTTAGGTATTATATGCGATTATCAGAAAAGGGAGGTATTGATATTAATCCAGCTGCAGAAATTTCAGCTATAGTGGGGAACAGTGCAGAATATCCTATTTTAGTTAATAATGACGACAATGCGGCCATCGGATTTGTGGGAACCAATAGCGACAACAGTTGGTACGGAGGTCCCTTAAGAAGTAGTAATCGCTCTGAATTTTATCGTAGGAAACCATCAGCTACTATTGTTAATGATTTGACTGCCCTGGGCGATCCCAGACTAACTGCTTGGGTACGACCAGTGGATGTTCAAATTTTCGAGGGTGCCACCGATGAAATTGTAGAGGAAGATGGCGTGATAAAACGATATACCACTGTAGATGTTAACACAATAAATAATGATTTAAATAAGGAGAATAATATTGATACCTCCTTATTTGTAGGTTTGCCAGTCGCCTTAACGGATCCTAACCAATTTCAGAAATTTGCGGATGGTATCAATGCTAATGAGGTAATTGCGTCTCTAGATGGTAGCGTATATCTTGCTGCGGCATCTAACCCACATGCTTCTTATCTAACTGAAATGTATGCAGAGGATGCCCATCCAATGGTAAAGGCGGTACTAATGAATGCTGCTGAGGTACAATTTATTTTGGCTGAGGCAAGTGTCCGAGGGTGGATATCCAATAGCGCTTTGGATTATTACAATAGTGGTATTCGATTGTCAATGGGGCAGTATGGAATTTCAGACGGAGACCCATCTACGGTGTATGATAAAGATAACAACACCCTTGTTCCTTTTGATCAAGGAATGTATATGGCACAGGTGCAACAGATATTTAATGATGCTACTGACAAAATGGTGCCTATAATGCACCAAAAATGGATTTCTCAATGGCTTACTCCGGAATCATGGTTCGATTGGCGTAGAACTGGACTTCCAAATTTAAGTGTCAACATTATAGCTGGGACTAAGGGACAAGAGATACCTGTTAGGTTTTATTATGATGATCCTTTTAATGAAGAGAATATGTTGCAAGCCATAGGTAAATTGCAGCCTGCTGAAAACGATCAGTGGTCTAAAATGTGGTTGCTGCAATAATCTAAATCCAAGTCATTTGAGATTTTTTTCCAGACCTGTTTGCCATGCGCATACAGGTCTGGTTTTTTTGTAAACTATTCTCGTTGATGGTAAAGACTATTGGATTATTTTATAAACCTTCGTGCAGATTTATCCTTGGGATAGGTTATAATTCTCACTTTAGCAAATAATAGAAGAAGAACTGTTTTTTGGTTAGTTCAATTTTATAAAAGAAAAGAGAATCATGGCTAATTTCTTTATTTTCGTCTCAGTTTTTTTTCTAATTGTGCTATAGGCTTGGGCAATTTGGTATTCCACGGTTTTAATGGATATATTTAAATAGGTCGCAATTTCGGAGTTGGTCAGGCCATCTTGTTTGCTCAATAAAAAAATTTGTTTGCATCTAGTAGGTAAATGTTCCACTTCCCTTTTTATCAAAGCGATCTTATCTTCCACTAATTCGTGGTTGTTATCGTCCACGGCATAATTCAGGGCTTGCTTATAGGCTTCATTGATGATTGTAGAAGATTTCTTTCTTCTGTAATCATCAATATATTCATTGTAAACCGATTTGTACAAAAGCCCTTGAAAGGACTCTTTGATATTAATATTTTGTCTGCACTCCCATAATCGTAAAAAGACGTTTTGAACTATATCCTGGGCCTGAGGGTAATCATTGGTGTAGCTATAGGCGTAGATCAAAAGTTTTTTGTAGTAGGCTTCCATCACCTGTTCAAATGCTTTCTCTTCTCCTGCGATGAGTTGTCCAACTAAAACTAAGGTATGGCGATCAGCATTGGTCATTAGGGGGTGATTGTCCAGGTTTTATAATTTGTGCAAGGAACTAAAAAGGTAAGTATTCAAAGTTGCTTCATTGTTATTAAATCAATATATGTAGGTAAATATTATCTATACAGTATGTTAATGTACTTAATATTTTGAATTTTAAAAAATAAAATCTAAGTACTATAGATTTCACTAATTCTAGGCATTAAAGTTTTTGTGTGTATATGTAGTTCTAGGCATAGAACTCGTAACGGGATAATCCGGAATATTGACTTTTAGCGGATTTGCTCGGTAAGTTTTTAGTCGGACATATAATATAGAAAGGTACATTAAGCAATGAGCAAACCCTCAAGTTGCCCAATTGAATTATCTCGAAGATTGCTTATTGAAAAGCCGGTAGCCCCGTAATGTCCGCACCTGTAATCAATAGGTGGATGTCATGTGTGCCCTCATAGGTGATGACACTTTCAAGATTCATCATATGGCGCATAATGCTGTATTCTCCAGTTATGCCCATTCCGCCCAAGACCTGTCTGGCCTCCCGGGCTATCTTGATCGCCATATCCACGTTGTTGCGCTTGGCCATTGAAATTTGTGCCGTAGTGGCCCTCCCTTCGTTTTTCAATTGACCCAATCGGAATGCCAATAATTGTGCTTTGGTGATTTCGGTAATCATCTCGGCCAATTTTTTTTGCTGCAATTGGGTGGCTGCAATAGGTTTACCAAATTGTATGCGTTCCTTGGCATATCTCAGGGCAGTATCATAACAATCCATAGCAGCACCTATAGCGCCCCAGGCAATTCCGTAGCGGGCGGAATCCAAGCAGCCTAGAGGTGCACCAAGCCCATTTTTACCAGGTAGTAGATTTTCTTTAGGAACTTTTACATTATCAAAGATTAATTCGCCGGTCGCCGAAGCACGTAAAGACCATTTATTATGGGTCTCGGGTGTGGTAAAGCCTTCCATTCCACGTTCTACGATAAGTCCGTGGATACGTCCTTCTTCATTCTTAGCCCACACTACCGCTATATCTGCAAAAGGGGAGTTGGAAATCCAAAGTTTGGCACCGTTTAGTAGAAAATGATCGCCTTTATCCGCAAACTTGGTTTCCATACCACTAGGGTTGGAACCATGATTGGGTTCTGTTAATCCAAAGCAGCCCATAAATTCGCCGGAGGCCAATTTAGGCAGGTATTTTTTTCGCTGCTCCTCAGTGCCATAGGCAAAAATAGGATACATTACCAAAGACGATTGTACCGAGGCGGTAGAGCGAACCCCACTATCTCCACGTTCTATTTCCTGCATAATTAGCCCGTAGCTTATTTGGTCCAGTCCGGCACCTCCATATTCTTCTGGGATATAGGGTCCGAAGGCGCCAATTTCAGATAGGCCTTTAATGATTTGTTTTGGGAACTCCGCCTTTTGGGCATATTCTTCTATTATCGGGGAAATATCCCGCTTTACCCACTGTCTGGCAGCATCGCGAACCAATTTATGTTCTTCGGATAAAAGGTCGTCTAAATTGTAATAATCAGGAGCTTCAAACAAATCGGGTCGCATAAAATTAATTTTAGAATCAAAAATAAACAAATTAAGGATTTGTTTAAAAATATAACACAAGAAAGTGCGATTGTTACATTTTTAAATAGAAATCTTTTGTCAGATCTATATATTCCTTAGTGTATTCGTGACGTGCGGATTCTATGGTGAGATTTTCAATCTCAACGGAAGTCTTCCCAACTTGTAATTCCAACAAGCTTCGTTTAATCCCGGATGTAGGATTCCCTTTAATGCGCAAAAGCCGGCTGGGATATAGGTTCACTGTGGCTGCCAATTCCAAAAATATTTCCTCTTCCTTAAAAGGGATGATGGTAGAAAAGGTTCCGTTATTGGCCAAGAGTTTCACAACACTAGTTAAAAGGTCCTCAAAGGGCAAGGATTGGTTTTGTCTGGCCATATCCCTGGATTCATTGCCACTGGGCACTATTTCGGAGTAGAATGGCGGATTGGATACGATAAGGTCGTACTTATCGTCCATTTCATCCACAAATTCGTCCAGAGATGCGTGGTAACAGAATAATCTATCGGCCCAATTAGATGCTTCAAAATTCTCTACACATTGCTCATAGGCATCTTCATCTATCTCTATGGCGTCTATGGTCTCTGCATGGCTCCTTTGCGCGAGCATCAAAGCGACGACACCTGTTCCTGCCCCGATA contains the following coding sequences:
- a CDS encoding SusC/RagA family TonB-linked outer membrane protein; the encoded protein is MKLTTLLLFIALFNIRANNYAQNTRISLDLKEVSIEKVLNEIESHTEFKFLYNLKDVDISKIVTLKVNKEKVRSILNTLFLNTNVSYEVLDKHIILKRNENKDIKNVPLKTDDTPIQSEVQGIVKDSDGMILAGANVVIKGTTKGVVTDFDGYFSIAVPNSQTVLVFSYIGMETKEVVVGNNTNLDVVMNPSAQKMDEVVVTALGMKREKRALGYSVGEVDSEKINLVPQENALGGLSSRVSGLDIRRSGNDLNAETYVYIRGRTSLSGNDEPLVVVDGSPVGSTAVLGNISAMNIQSVSILKGASAAALYGSRAGNGVILVTTKSGEGLKKGIGVSFSSTVTLNTPYKYFETQDQFTNGQRGIFDEATWQHWYGPGEGGSAVQWNSNGEAVPLKFYKDPQKDYFRTGVTTINDASISGNYDKGSFRLAVSHLKGEGYSPGTELQKLGFRLNTTYKITDNVNVSTNFDVSNPNSDNNPVKVLGGDDQYFDLFNIAPHININDLKGDYWETPNVEQRNVTDGYNNPWFSANERKNKFDKLSGFGNIKLDWEITSNFNAMARVAYSGNYNKVETLKPWSFQGFGGGTTKPTGAYNLDNSSSKETNVDVLFSYDKKFGDFRISPSVGGNILNSEVNTYSSGGDNLVLPGLFTLSNVSRGGLEYSSGTFKKAVYSVYGMATLSYKNMLYLDLTARNDWSSTLPTENRSYFYPSASGSVLVSEMFQMPSWISLLKIRSGWAEVGKDTDPYLIHPTLTQGFWGDDFTYSLPSSMPNTKLKPEIATSYEVGTDLGFFKGRLGLEATYYKTQNKNQILNVNVSPLTGYTSTTINAGNVENYGFEFGLNVVPIRTEDLEWNMNFNFTTQESKLVELVDGIDRVDFGGGTDGGAFTRVGGIIGDMYSPYIKKVEEGEYAGWNLLDSNGRWVDDRARENQIKVGNFNNDFAVGMNTSIKYKNFTLSASFDWRQGGDFFSESMKRMARSGKIEDWQNGISSSTFSGVLDANSFPDGAALANEIKSNPIYRDNDVWIGGRNEELGGFEFNGNYNGAFFPGVIDNGDGTYTENFGDVGTKLFDAYRVVESSGSYWRTGYAFMYDASFVKLRDITMTYALPAEVAKFISADNVAISVYAKNVMLWTAAGIGIDPELAYDQGTQGFEKWNVAPWTIPVGLRLNISF
- a CDS encoding heme-binding domain-containing protein, translated to MLKKILIGLGVVLILIQFIRPEKNESNENTYDISTNYQVPEDVNHLLKVSCNDCHSNKTEYPWYSNVQPVAWFLNSHVVDGKRHLNFSNFTKLPLAIQYHKFEEIVEMVEEKEMPIPSYTYFGLHPEADLTQDQRDQILDWSKAQMAYLKNTYPADSLVRKPRPGKSPSK
- a CDS encoding GH1 family beta-glucosidase, giving the protein MSKNLDYFDLQANDFGEDFIWGVSTAAYQIEGAHDIHDKGPSIWDHFTSKKGNTYQNQHGNDACEFYHKFQEDILLMRKMNIDHFRFSLSWSRILPNGTGAISSKGIQFYNDVINFCLECGITPWVTLYHWDLPLALEQKGGWTNREILGWFQEYVTVCANSFGDRVKNWMVLNEPMVFTGAGYFLGVHAPGRKGLKNFLPSVHHAVLCQAAGGRILRNLVANANIGTTFSCSQISPYRNNSRDHKAAERADAMLNRLFIEPSLGMGYPWGTIPVLKRLQSYIMPGDAENSEFDFDFVGIQNYTREKVKHSYFVPYIRAKIVKASKRKVRATLMDWEVYPPSIFKMIKRFNSYEGVKKIMITENGAAFADEIYQGGVHDEERLSYLQAYLKQVHKAQREGLKVDGYFVWTFTDNFEWAEGYYPRFGLVYIDFENQQRIVKSSGQWFSRFLGTR
- a CDS encoding FecR family protein, which gives rise to MIPSNIELGILKYLDKTATAKQLQELEEWLEDPLNMELFNDYVLLHYAINMGLNKMDDQPMKEELIRKIQKGKLGIKKVHPQILLKIAAVLLLLVGFGYFFSQKFNEVNVEEQIDPNQITLQLDNGNIEVISEDGKRKIIDAEGNEVGVQKGNALNYNEGGDPGKLIHNQLNIPNGKQFELVLSDGSSVFLNSGSSIKYPVKFLPGKTREVFLSGEAYFQITKDSINPFIVNVDDLKVRVLGTEFNLSSYPEDSQVTTVLVNGSVGLYSGDVYGPETTTFMKPGFRGVYDHSSGNISLDEVDTSLYTSWKSGKLVFRSMQFKNIIKKLERSYNVSIVNNNKELGEQYFSASFDKDELMEQIFASFRTSYRFTYTIENEKITIN
- a CDS encoding glycosyltransferase family protein; translated protein: MKVLYAIQGTGNGHLSRARDVIPALQKKGLELDILVSGIQADIRIPHPVKYQLQGLSFIFGKQGNVNLWRTYLKSNAARLQKEIKSIPIENYDLVINDFEPVSAWACKLKNKPSVSFSHQAAVLSPNSPKPDKNDLMGKFILKNYAPTTQQFGLHFRAYADRIYTPIIRQDIRMAEAKEGNHYTVYLPSYSDGRILKTLSEVANIKWEVFSKHNKVEFFGKNISIRPITNEAFVNSMVTAKGVLCGAGFETPAEALYLGKKLMVIPMKGQYEQQCNSAALKELGVPVIKSLKNKHLDKLRQWVDIDNKIEVNYPDITEQIIDQLLEEVVLR